In Nocardia sp. NBC_00403, one DNA window encodes the following:
- a CDS encoding 1,4-dihydroxy-2-naphthoyl-CoA synthase, which produces MTFNPKLWRPVPGFENLTDITYHRHIEQGTVRVAFDRPEVRNAFRPNTVDELYRALDHARMTPDVGAVLITGNGPAPKDGVWAFCSGGDQRIRGRNGYQYASGETADTVDQARAGRLHILEVQRLIRFMPKVVIALVNGWAAGGGHSLHVVCDLTLASREHAQFKQTDADVGSFDGGYGSAYLAKMVGQKFAREIFFLGRPYTAEEMHQMGAVNKVVDHAELENVALEWTADINGKSPQAQRMLKYAFNLLDDGLVGQQLFAGEATRMAYMTDEAVEGRDAFLEKRKPDWTPYPWYF; this is translated from the coding sequence GTGACGTTCAATCCGAAGCTGTGGCGGCCCGTTCCCGGGTTCGAGAACCTGACCGACATCACCTACCACCGGCATATCGAGCAGGGCACCGTCCGTGTCGCGTTCGATCGTCCGGAGGTGCGCAATGCGTTCCGGCCGAACACCGTCGACGAGCTCTATCGCGCGCTCGACCACGCCAGGATGACCCCGGACGTCGGCGCGGTGCTGATCACCGGCAACGGGCCCGCGCCGAAGGACGGCGTCTGGGCCTTCTGCTCGGGCGGCGATCAGCGCATCCGCGGCCGCAACGGTTACCAGTACGCCAGCGGAGAGACCGCCGACACGGTCGATCAGGCGCGTGCGGGCCGGCTGCACATCCTGGAGGTGCAGCGGCTGATCCGCTTCATGCCGAAGGTGGTCATCGCGCTGGTCAACGGCTGGGCCGCGGGCGGCGGGCACAGCCTGCACGTGGTCTGCGACCTGACGCTGGCCAGTCGCGAACACGCTCAGTTCAAGCAGACCGACGCCGATGTCGGCAGTTTCGACGGTGGCTACGGCAGCGCTTATCTGGCGAAAATGGTCGGCCAGAAATTCGCACGGGAAATCTTCTTCCTCGGCCGCCCGTACACCGCGGAGGAAATGCATCAGATGGGCGCGGTGAACAAGGTCGTCGATCACGCCGAGCTGGAAAACGTTGCGCTGGAATGGACTGCCGATATCAACGGTAAATCCCCACAGGCCCAGCGCATGCTGAAATACGCGTTCAATCTCCTCGACGACGGCCTGGTCGGCCAGCAGCTGTTCGCCGGTGAAGCCACCCGCATGGCCTACATGACCGACGAGGCCGTCGAGGGCCGCGATGCGTTCTTGGAAAAGCGGAAGCCCGACTGGACCCCGTATCCCTGGTACTTCTGA
- the menD gene encoding 2-succinyl-5-enolpyruvyl-6-hydroxy-3-cyclohexene-1-carboxylic-acid synthase: MNPSTAQAQVVVDELARGGVRDVVLCPGSRNAPLAFALQAADAAGRLRLHMRIDERTAGFLAVGLAVASRLPVPVVMTSGTAVANLGPAVLEANYARVPLVVLSANRPYEMLGSGANQTVEQLGLFGSQVRATISLGLAEDESANADRAPYGHQNSLWRSAVCRVLAAARGTRSGNAGPVHFDIPLREPLVPDLAPGESAPAGRAGGRAWTLTQYATLDVPLDIDLTPDTVVISGHGAGLRPELSALPTVAEPTAPMHGPALHPLALPLLKPQQAIITGRPTLHRQVSRVLADPDVTVFALTTGPRWPDVSGNVVGTGTRALVTGAPRPEWLAHCRELNARANEVVRAELAAHPKPTGLHVAGVVMDALREGDQLLLGASNPVRDAALVSSPRPGVRVLSNRGVAGIDGTVSAAVGAALHHEGRTIALMGDLTFLHDASGLLIGRGEPRPADLTIVVANDDGGGIFELLEQGDPQYAGVFERVFGTPHGMDLAALCAAYRIPHRQVDPEQLAVELTARAHGTRVLEVVTERSSLRELHATVRAKIAP; this comes from the coding sequence GTGAATCCGTCTACAGCACAAGCGCAGGTGGTCGTCGACGAACTCGCGCGCGGGGGTGTGCGGGACGTCGTTCTGTGTCCGGGGTCACGCAACGCTCCGTTGGCCTTCGCGCTCCAAGCGGCCGACGCGGCGGGCCGGCTCCGGCTGCACATGCGCATCGACGAACGGACCGCCGGATTCCTTGCGGTCGGGCTCGCGGTCGCGAGCAGGCTGCCCGTCCCGGTCGTCATGACGTCGGGGACCGCGGTGGCCAACCTCGGGCCCGCGGTGCTGGAGGCCAACTACGCGCGGGTGCCGCTCGTGGTGCTCAGCGCGAACCGGCCTTACGAGATGCTGGGTTCCGGCGCCAACCAGACGGTGGAACAGCTCGGCCTGTTCGGTAGCCAGGTCCGCGCCACCATCAGTCTCGGCCTCGCCGAGGACGAATCCGCCAACGCCGACCGCGCGCCCTACGGGCACCAGAACAGCCTGTGGCGCTCGGCGGTCTGCCGGGTGCTCGCCGCGGCCCGCGGCACCCGCTCCGGCAACGCGGGCCCAGTGCATTTCGATATCCCGCTGCGTGAGCCGCTGGTGCCCGACCTTGCGCCGGGCGAATCCGCGCCTGCCGGCCGCGCGGGCGGCCGAGCCTGGACGCTCACCCAGTACGCGACGCTCGATGTGCCGCTCGACATCGACCTGACGCCCGACACGGTCGTCATTTCCGGGCATGGTGCCGGCCTGCGACCCGAGCTGTCCGCGTTGCCGACCGTCGCCGAGCCGACGGCCCCCATGCACGGCCCGGCACTGCACCCGCTCGCGCTGCCGCTGCTGAAGCCGCAGCAGGCCATCATCACCGGCCGCCCCACTCTGCACCGGCAGGTCTCGCGGGTGCTCGCCGACCCGGATGTCACCGTCTTCGCGCTGACTACCGGGCCGCGCTGGCCCGATGTCTCAGGCAATGTCGTCGGGACCGGTACTCGCGCGCTGGTCACGGGCGCACCGAGGCCGGAATGGCTGGCACACTGCCGGGAACTGAACGCGCGGGCGAATGAGGTGGTGCGCGCCGAACTCGCCGCGCACCCGAAGCCGACCGGCCTGCATGTGGCCGGGGTGGTGATGGATGCGCTGCGCGAGGGCGATCAACTACTGCTCGGCGCGTCGAACCCGGTCCGTGATGCGGCGCTCGTCTCGTCGCCGCGGCCCGGCGTCCGGGTGCTGTCCAATCGCGGTGTCGCGGGCATCGACGGCACCGTGTCCGCTGCGGTCGGCGCGGCCCTGCATCACGAAGGCCGCACGATTGCGTTGATGGGTGACCTCACCTTCTTGCACGACGCGTCCGGCCTGCTGATCGGGCGTGGTGAACCGCGCCCCGCCGACCTCACCATCGTGGTCGCCAACGACGACGGCGGCGGCATCTTCGAACTGCTCGAACAGGGCGACCCGCAGTACGCCGGTGTCTTCGAGCGAGTGTTCGGCACCCCGCACGGGATGGATCTGGCCGCGCTGTGCGCCGCGTACCGCATTCCGCACCGTCAGGTCGATCCGGAGCAGTTGGCCGTCGAGCTGACCGCACGGGCTCACGGAACACGGGTGCTGGAGGTGGTGACCGAACGGTCCAGCCTGCGCGAGCTGCATGCCACGGTGCGCGCCAAGATCGCGCCCTAG
- a CDS encoding PaaI family thioesterase — protein MSERVKPVIDRSAVDESRYEKHGGFPKVSRAKIGSDFGPFVEAMRTLQDLAVSVDATDDVFGEALAQARQLIDLLEPYRAPELQGPAGRAVELPGRGSLLLLPWQVAAAGPDGIRMTGEFRRFHLGGNGAAHGGVLPLLFDDLLGMIVHYAGRPISRTAYLHVNYRKITPLETPLTVRGRVDRIEGRKTFITAELLDEQDNVLADCEGLMVQLLPWQP, from the coding sequence ATGAGCGAGCGAGTGAAACCGGTTATCGACCGGAGCGCGGTGGACGAATCCCGGTACGAGAAGCACGGGGGCTTTCCCAAGGTCTCCCGCGCGAAGATCGGGTCCGATTTCGGGCCGTTCGTCGAGGCGATGCGCACGTTGCAGGATCTGGCCGTCTCCGTCGACGCCACCGACGACGTTTTCGGCGAAGCGCTCGCACAAGCGCGGCAGCTGATCGATCTGCTGGAGCCCTACCGCGCGCCCGAGCTACAGGGGCCCGCGGGCCGCGCGGTCGAATTGCCAGGGCGCGGCAGCCTTTTGCTGCTGCCGTGGCAGGTGGCCGCGGCAGGACCCGACGGAATCCGGATGACCGGTGAATTTCGTCGCTTCCATCTCGGCGGCAACGGCGCCGCGCACGGTGGCGTGCTGCCGCTGCTGTTCGACGACCTGCTCGGCATGATCGTGCACTACGCGGGCAGACCGATAAGCCGAACCGCATATCTGCACGTCAACTACCGGAAAATCACTCCGCTGGAGACGCCGCTCACAGTGCGAGGACGGGTCGATCGGATCGAAGGACGCAAGACTTTCATCACCGCGGAGCTGCTCGATGAGCAGGACAATGTGCTCGCGGATTGTGAAGGACTCATGGTGCAGTTGCTGCCCTGGCAGCCCTGA
- a CDS encoding DUF6918 family protein, with amino-acid sequence MVAALSESLLDDAKRTAFLADAKEVLDAEVSDKGGASGLAVKGGYAAVKKISPSIVPDALESLAPKLVAQLEPFWQEYAANGAGTFAELLVAKSDEVAEALLVVTDERADSSTRPALKKVYSSMRSSAKKNVIEALPRLGDLVQKHAN; translated from the coding sequence GTGGTTGCAGCACTGTCTGAATCCCTGCTCGACGACGCCAAGCGCACGGCCTTCCTTGCCGACGCCAAGGAGGTTCTGGACGCCGAGGTGTCGGACAAGGGTGGTGCGTCTGGCCTGGCAGTCAAGGGTGGATACGCGGCGGTCAAGAAGATCAGCCCGTCCATCGTGCCTGATGCGCTGGAGTCCTTGGCGCCCAAGCTCGTCGCGCAGTTGGAGCCGTTCTGGCAGGAGTACGCGGCCAACGGCGCAGGCACATTCGCCGAGCTGTTGGTCGCCAAGTCCGACGAGGTCGCCGAGGCGTTGCTCGTCGTCACCGACGAGCGGGCCGACTCCTCGACCAGGCCCGCGCTGAAGAAGGTCTACTCCTCGATGCGTTCCTCGGCCAAGAAGAACGTCATCGAGGCCCTGCCGCGGCTGGGCGATCTGGTTCAGAAGCACGCCAACTGA
- a CDS encoding VOC family protein, which produces MDILSSRIILRPADHAKTLAFYRDGLGLAIAREYPGGTVFFAGQSLVEVAAHGGTGNSTAFSGAIWLQVRDVSDAAAELALQGIAIDRPPVREPWGLIEMWLKDPDGVPIVLVEVPAEHPIRRDSRWSPD; this is translated from the coding sequence ATGGACATTCTGAGCAGCCGGATAATCCTGCGTCCGGCTGACCACGCGAAAACGCTCGCGTTCTATCGGGATGGACTCGGGCTCGCCATTGCCAGGGAGTATCCGGGCGGCACGGTTTTCTTCGCTGGACAGTCGCTGGTGGAGGTGGCCGCGCACGGCGGAACGGGAAATTCGACGGCCTTCAGCGGCGCGATCTGGCTACAGGTCCGCGATGTTTCCGACGCCGCCGCCGAGCTGGCGCTGCAGGGGATCGCGATCGACCGACCACCGGTGCGCGAGCCATGGGGCCTGATCGAAATGTGGCTCAAAGACCCCGACGGCGTACCGATCGTGCTGGTCGAGGTGCCCGCCGAGCATCCGATCCGGCGGGATTCGCGCTGGTCACCGGACTGA